The sequence ACAGACCAACCGGGAACATATCCATGAGCATCATCATGACGATGCCGACCTGCAGGGACCAGAACACGCCCTTGATCAGCTTCTCATTCCAAGCTGAGCGCTGGAACAGGTGCTGGCACGCAAACAGCATACCGGCAATCGCGATGTTACCCTTAACGCCGAACATGGCACCATGGGCATGGTTGTTCGTGAGGTAGGTGCCGTGCTCGTAGTAGTTGACGATCGGCAGGTTGATGAGCGAGCCCATCACGCCTGCGCCGAAGATGTTCCAGAAGTTAACGGCCAGGATGAACGTCCAGACGCCGTCCATCACGAAGCGCTGCTTGCCCTCAGCGAGGTGCTCGTGGGCCTTGGTCCGCTCCGTCCGCATCTTCCAGGCATCCAGGGTGATCAAGAGCAACGGCAGCACCTGCATGGTGGAGAAGACGCTGCCCAGCGCGATGATCCCTGTCGGCTTGGCGATCCAGTAGAAGTTATGGGAGATGCCGATCAAGGCGGTGACCAGGAACATCATGACGGCGAGGAAGATAACCCGCTCGGCCATGGCCCGGTTAACCAGACCCATCTGGACCAGCATGTACCCGACGATACAGGTCGTGAAGACCTCGAAGGTGACCTCAACCCACATATGGATGTTCATCCACCGCCAGTAGTCGGAGATGGCGAAGTTCTGCGACGGGGTCATGAACATGCCGAAGAACAGGAACAGCACCATGATGCCGCTGCCGTAGAACAGCCAGGCCGGCACCGACCAGAGGTTCTGGCTGGTGATCCAGGGCCGAACGGCGCGGAAGATGATGTAGACCCACAGACAGAACGAGGCCAGCATGAGGATATGCCAGAACCGGCCGAGCTCCAGGAACTCCCAACCCTGGCTGCCGAACCAGTAGGCCATATCGTCGGTCAGCAGGCCCGTGTGGCCCATATAGATGCCGAACAGGGCGCCGGCGCCGACGAGGACACATAGGGCAAAGAGCAGGTTGATCAGGAACCGCTGCCCGTTAGGCACCTTCGAGATCCTGGGCAAGAAGAAGAGGGTGTAGCCGACCCAGGCCATGAAGAACCAGTAGATCTGGACGATGGCATGATAGCTTCGTACGACGCTGAAGGGGATCACGATCCCCAATGCGCCCAGGATCGATTCACCAGGTCCGCCACCGACGAAATCTTCTGCGCCCAGGATACCGGCCAGTACCTGCACCAGGAACAGGATCACAGCAAACGCAAAGAACTTGTAGGTAGCCCGCTGAGTCGGTCGCACGTAGGCATCGCCCTTGTTTTCAAGGTCGACCGTAGTAAGCGACCAATCGCGCCCGTTGAACGGCTCGCCGGGCAAAGACTTCATTTCACCGTAGACGTACAGGACCAGCATGGTACCCGCAAACAGGACGAGGATTGACAGGAAGCTCCAGATATACGTGGCGTACGTCGGGAGGTTACCGGCATCAGGATCGTACGGCCAGTTATGGGTGTAGCTGTAGATCTCGCCCGGTCGATTTGCGCCGGCTACCCAGCCGCCCCAGAAGAAGTAGCCCGCCAACCCCTTGATGTCGTCCGGATTGCTGATGTAGCTCGCGATCCTACCCTTCTGGAACGCCTCTTCATAGGTAGGA comes from Candidatus Methylomirabilis lanthanidiphila and encodes:
- a CDS encoding nitric-oxide reductase, which produces MSPNPSGSGTVSKGKQERTFAQALLIKKYWWLHALIVTAISTIGLIALGVWTYSGVPPLVNFVSATSGEVVIPEYSMNRGKQVFHLKGLMLYGSFWGDGAERGPDFTAEALHRTFVSMGKYYELQIEKTQGRPATQDEKDGIAGKVKREIHQNGYDAAAGVIRLNDAQVFAYHELIDHYTKMFTDPTYEEAFQKGRIASYISNPDDIKGLAGYFFWGGWVAGANRPGEIYSYTHNWPYDPDAGNLPTYATYIWSFLSILVLFAGTMLVLYVYGEMKSLPGEPFNGRDWSLTTVDLENKGDAYVRPTQRATYKFFAFAVILFLVQVLAGILGAEDFVGGGPGESILGALGIVIPFSVVRSYHAIVQIYWFFMAWVGYTLFFLPRISKVPNGQRFLINLLFALCVLVGAGALFGIYMGHTGLLTDDMAYWFGSQGWEFLELGRFWHILMLASFCLWVYIIFRAVRPWITSQNLWSVPAWLFYGSGIMVLFLFFGMFMTPSQNFAISDYWRWMNIHMWVEVTFEVFTTCIVGYMLVQMGLVNRAMAERVIFLAVMMFLVTALIGISHNFYWIAKPTGIIALGSVFSTMQVLPLLLITLDAWKMRTERTKAHEHLAEGKQRFVMDGVWTFILAVNFWNIFGAGVMGSLINLPIVNYYEHGTYLTNNHAHGAMFGVKGNIAIAGMLFACQHLFQRSAWNEKLIKGVFWSLQVGIVMMMLMDMFPVGLYQLAHIFQYGFWYGRQQSFVTNEVWHTLTWLRSIGGAVFLFGGVLPLCWFILSRAGRMVREAAVVEEGEWTIYDKEKAKEREAWAASDEAF